DNA sequence from the Desmodus rotundus isolate HL8 chromosome 4, HLdesRot8A.1, whole genome shotgun sequence genome:
TGATCGGAAGTTTCTGTTGGATCGTCGCAATTCTCCCATGGCTCAGACTCCACCCTGCCATCTGCCCAACATCCCAGGAGTCACCAGCCCTGGCACCTTAATCGAAGACTCCAAAGTAGAAGTAAACAATTTGAACAACTTGAACAATCATGATAGGAAGCATGCAGTTGGTAAGAGAATGCCGGAATTGGGAACCAAGAAGGTGGCCCTGGAAATTTGAATGTCAGTCAGCTGTAGGTTGGCATGTTGATGCTTCAGTTATAACTAATGTTCAGTTATATGTCTCTGAggttcccacctcctccccagtccTCTCACCAAGGTTAATTGAAATGTTCTGGAAACCTTAAGTTTAAGTCATACTCAGATTTCATCTAGTGAGGGcaaaggaaaaatccaaaatCAGGGAATGGTGAATTCCAAAGATGACTCCTTGAGCTTAGGCTTTATGGGACACGGGAGAACACATACCCCAAACCCCAAAACAATTCAGCAGTCcccattttcatcatttttatggtGTGGGGAAAAGCAGTAtgttttttccctgttttctagGACTGCCTACAATATTTAAATATCCcctacacacacatatttagTAATGAATCCTCACTGTCTCTGGAAGCAGAAGAGGGAGGTGGAAACAACAGCCAGCTCCTGAAGTCCACCTCAGGTTGTCCTccatgacccatgtacatgagcCAGCCTTCTACCTCCCCAAATTCCAAATGAGTTTCTGATGGACAATTTGTCGCTTCAAAGCAGGGCCAAAGTTCAAAGCCTGCAGTCGAGTATGCTGATGCGATGTGGGAGATGGCATCCCTTGGAGCTGCTGTTTCACCGCCTGTGGAGAAAGGGACACTAAGAAAGTTTTCACTTGCATCCTTTTTTCAAATGCTCCTTCCCATTGGTGATTCGAAAGccattctttccctcttcccccagatTAAAAAGACCAGCCAAAGTAAAGCAGGATGATTGTTTTAAGGTAGCGGAGAATGGGAcagtttgaattcatttttgacCCTCATGCAGAGGAATGACAATTAAAgctgttttgcttttcctttttgtgtaaaactttttatctttttcattctgaCTAGGGGACGATGCTCAGTTTGAGATGGACATCTGAACTGTCCCGCAAGGATCAGAAGAATAGCAGCGGCACTGGTACCTGGATAAACCTGATTTGGCCAATAGGATCAACAACGCAAACACAGAAGAGGCAGTGCCAGCGGTCCCTGTCTCAGTCTccgcctcctcttcctctgggtGCCAAATGATGCGAAGATGAGCTTCATCTGACCATTTCCTCTCCCTGTTTCCTGTCCCCCTTCCCAGTTAGATTAGATGGAAGGCCCATGGCATATTTCTGTAGAACTAAGCAGCCCACAAAGGAAAGAGTTGAATTCTAGCTTCCCTAAGTTATTTTCGTATTGAAAAACACACCACCCcccccagaaaaaaaatttttaatcccaAATCAAATATCAATCTACCAACAAATGCCAGCAGGGAAATCTGGGGGAGTGTTCCAGAGGTTTGGTGCGTTCGGCATTGTTTGTGTTCTTACcctgtgtctctccctgtctccagcCCATGGTTCAGTGCTACAAGAGTCTGGGTGTGGGGTCTTCAAAACAAGAGGGAAATAAACAAGAAGAGAGATACTCTCCCTCTTACCCTGAGGTGTTTGTCCCTGGGGCCAGCACAGGTGGAGCAGCTCTTGGTAGCACTACCCTGTGACTGTTGGGAGGTCTGCTTCCCCCCACCTTCTGTCTTTGGTATTACAGTTCATCTGCCCGCTCCTTTCCTTAGCACGTGTGTGCAAAACGCTGTGAGCCCTCTGCATGAGAAGGGGGTTGTCGCTAACcagctgtttttctccttccactCCTCCCTGCTCACATCACGCTGCGTGCAGTCCTGGGTGCTCTGAGCACCCAGGTGATTCACTGCTTCCAGAGCAGGTCCATACCAAGTGACAGGCATTTTGGATGAGGCCCGATCAAGTATCCTGAAGA
Encoded proteins:
- the EIF4EBP2 gene encoding eukaryotic translation initiation factor 4E-binding protein 2, translated to MSSSSGSGHQPSQSRAIPTRTVPISDAAQLPHDYCTTPGGTLFSTTPGGTRIIYDRKFLLDRRNSPMAQTPPCHLPNIPGVTSPGTLIEDSKVEVNNLNNLNNHDRKHAVGDDAQFEMDI